The proteins below are encoded in one region of Ostrea edulis chromosome 3, xbOstEdul1.1, whole genome shotgun sequence:
- the LOC125673883 gene encoding uncharacterized protein LOC125673883 produces MDKTLVLLLSCLGAVLSQAPASQQPPMCLIECMSEWLPCEFECRVEFPPATDFVDFAACAMPCEEERLACMMASPEPACNNNTLNNIAHLPFQINVNPTTPAPTTTTTTAAPTTTTTAPKTTTTTAPPPTTQAKPVIPSQPRVQAPRVQAPRAPAPRVQAPARPVVSRNPTPQTQPNHVRSSRPRVQAPVGPVVSASAGMPNPQQRVQSPYNTVISRGPRPVIAAAPAAPQQNVAPSPPVSGPQPQQIQKHIVPPRNIFSGSPKQLSYPKPSPPNRQQRPQNPVQQNFQGPMPASNKLSAIGSQPTNVAPAPTVQKAPSNNIYNRLKSKHVKVHKLSYSFKTQG; encoded by the exons ATG gaCAAAACTCTAGTTCTTCTGCTGTCGTGTTTGGGTGCCGTCCTTTCTCAGGCTCCTGCCAGCCAGCAGCCACCGATGTGCCTTATAGAATGCATGTCAGAATGGCTTCCATGTGAATTTGAGTGTCGAGTAGAATTCCCCCCAGCTACAGATTTTGTAGATTTCGCTGCGTGTGCCATGCCATGCGAAGAGGAACGACTCGCCTGCATGATGGCATCACCCGAACCCGCCTGTAACAATAACACATTGAACAACATTGCTCACCTACCATTTCAGATCAATGTTAATCCTACAACACCAGCGCCCACCACGACAACAACCACTGCCGCTCCAACTACCACAACCACGGCTCCAAAAACCACCACTACCACGGCACCACCTCCGACAACTCAAGCTAAACCTGTCATACCCTCTCAACCACGTGTCCAAGCTCCACGCGTCCAAGCACCACGTGCTCCAGCACCACGTGTTCAAGCGCCAGCTAGACCGGTGGTTTCTCGAAACCCTACACCACAAACTCAACCAAACCATGTACGATCGTCTCGGCCACGTGTTCAAGCGCCAGTCGGACCAGTGGTTTCTGCATCTGCTGGAATGCCAAATCCACAACAACGAGTTCAATCTCCATACAACACTGTCATATCACGCGGACCACGACCAGTCATCGCTGCCGCTCCCGCTGCTCCTCAACAAAATGTCGCACCCTCTCCACCTGTTAGCGGCCCTCAACCACAACAGATACAAAAACACATAGTTCCACCAAGAAACATCTTCTCCGGTAGCCCCAAACAACTCTCATATCCAAAGCCAAGCCCACCAAATCGCCAACAAAGACCACAAAATCCAGTGCAACAAAACTTCCAAGGACCAATGCCTGCAAGCAATAAGCTTTCTGCTATCGGTTCACAGCCTACTAATGTTGCCCCCGCTCCAACTGTTCAAAAAGCCCCTTCGAACAATATTTATAATAGGCTTAAAAGCAAGCACGTGAAAGTCCATAAACTTAGTTATAGTTTCAAAACGCAAGGATAA